The genomic stretch CGGGTTGCGGCCGGGACCGACGGCGACCAGGTCGGGGCGGTCGTATTCGGCGGGCCGGGACACGTCGTAGACCGGGATCTCGGCGGCGGCGTTGGTCCAGGTGTAGAACCGGCCGTCAGGTGACACGCCGGCTCCGTAGAAGTGGACGCCGGGAAGGGGGGCCTCCGACGTCGCGACCGTCGCCAGCGTGGACGTCTGGATCAGGTGCCAGATGCCGCGGTCCACGTCGACGGCGGTGATCCGGTCCTCGTCGGAGAAGACGAGCTCGTCCGCCAGCACGGCGAGCGTCGTCTCGGCGGAGGTGCGCGTCCCCAGGTCGACGACGGTCAGCGTCGAACCGGGCGTGTCGGCGGGACCACCGTCGACGCGGGCCGTGTTGACCGCGAGCTGTCGGCCGTCGGGCGAGACCGCCACGACCTGCGGCCCGCCGTCCGCGGCAGGTGGCGGAAGCGGCAGACGCACCTCCTCGCCGTCGGCCCACACCGTGACGCCCCCGTCGACGGACGCGGCGATCCACGATCCGTCGTCGCTGACCGAGACGGAGACGACCGCACCGTCCAGCCCGGCCGAGCCGGCGGGCCTCACTGGCGCCTGTCGTTTCCCATAGGAGGACCTCCCCGTCCTCGGTTCCCGCAACCAGCACGGTGCCGTCGCGAGAAGCGCCGAGCGCCGACACGGCGGCGCCGGCCTGCAGATAACGCACGAGGCGGGGACTTGCCGCGACGACCGACATCAGCGCCCGCCGGGTCTCGGGATTGGGGTCGCGGCGGTATCCCTCCACGGCCAGCAGCTGAGCCACGTCCAGCCGGTCGCCGATGCCCGCGACCGCGGTCGCCGCCAGCTGCCGGGCCGTGGCCACCGTCTCCTGCTGGCGCGCCACCCGCTGCTGGAGGACCGCGATCCCAGCGCCCACCACGGCGAGAACGAGGAGGACGGACAGTCCGATCGTGGTGCGTCCCCTCAGCCACCGGTCCCGGACGATGCTCCTGGTCAGGAACTCGCCTGCGGCCGTGCTCAGCGCCACGCGCTCGGAGAGCAGTGTGCGCCGTCGGAACGGCCACGGTTTCCACGGCAGCCGGACGGACGCCCGCGGTCCGCCGCCCTCGACTGCGCCCGCCCCTGGCTCGGGTTCGAGGTGGACCCCGGTGTCGGCCACCGCGGCCGCCAGCTGGCCGCGTTCCCACAGCTTCCGGGGTGGCCTGCCATCCACGAGCCACTCCTCGGCCGCCAGCTCGACCCCGCGTCGAGCCCGGAGGGCCACCGAGGCGCCGTCGATCGCATCGCGCAGCGGCGGCCACGCCGACAGGAAGGCCTCGTGCGCGACTCCGACGACCACTCGGTCGGCCTCGCGGTCGGTGACGAGCAGGCGCCTGGCGATGAACGCGTCGAAGGCAGCGGCGACGGCCGGCGGCAGCTCGTCCCGCGGCACCCGGGAGCGCGTCCGCCGTCCGCGTTCGTCCACGGTGACCAGCCGGAGCAGTTCCGTGACGACCTGCTCGGCGGGGAGACCACCGGAGGAGACCGCTGTCTCCAGGGCGGCATCGGCCTGCCGGACCAGGGCCCCCTGCACGCCGCCGAGCTGCTCGTAGCGGCCGGCGAGCAGGCGACCGCCTCGTGGGATCCCCTCGGCCAGCTCGGCCAGCGTGTAGGCGAGCAACGGGAGCGCGTCCCCGG from Blastococcus sp. PRF04-17 encodes the following:
- a CDS encoding toll/interleukin-1 receptor domain-containing protein; this encodes MFVSHAGADTDFATVVHGWLRAGGHEVFLDRDLGDGIVLGEEWEQRLFERLRWADAVVCILTSAYISSVWCTAELVFARSRGTRLLPLRAEPGVTHPLLQSVHHVDVAGDGERGRAALTEVLVRVDAAGGGGWPDDRSPFPGLRPFETDQHRVFFGRERETEELAALLRSPAEQADGAALLVLGPSGSGKSSLARAGLLPVMAREPDWWTLSPFLPGADPLSALVRELAAAARLLGSGDSPAALRERVRNGGLGEVVDDLLLSVPGHRRRRLLVVVDQFEEIVTRSTPDARARFAETVCPALSGPVQLVATMRPEFLEPLLTDEALAALPKRLHTIAPLRRDALRAVVEKPARLAGIEVDDALVDRLVADTDSGDALPLLAYTLAELAEGIPRGGRLLAGRYEQLGGVQGALVRQADAALETAVSSGGLPAEQVVTELLRLVTVDERGRRTRSRVPRDELPPAVAAAFDAFIARRLLVTDREADRVVVGVAHEAFLSAWPPLRDAIDGASVALRARRGVELAAEEWLVDGRPPRKLWERGQLAAAVADTGVHLEPEPGAGAVEGGGPRASVRLPWKPWPFRRRTLLSERVALSTAAGEFLTRSIVRDRWLRGRTTIGLSVLLVLAVVGAGIAVLQQRVARQQETVATARQLAATAVAGIGDRLDVAQLLAVEGYRRDPNPETRRALMSVVAASPRLVRYLQAGAAVSALGASRDGTVLVAGTEDGEVLLWETTGASEARRLGRAGRCGRLRLGQRRRIVDRRVRRRGRHGVGRRRGGASAASATCRGRRAAGRGGLARRPTARGQHGPRRRWSRRHARFDADRRRPGDAHLRRDDARRAGGRARLLRRGPDHRRRRGPRHLAPDPDVHAGDGRDVGGPPSRRPLLRSRRVT